Part of the Pyrobaculum calidifontis JCM 11548 genome, CTGGGCCAAGGCCCTCGGCACATATACAAACGGCGCAGGGACGAGTTGGGCTAGGTAAGGCACGTTGCGAGACATGGCTCCCGTGTGCCACGTCTCTGTGAGCCTATTAGACGTCATCGCCACAATAACGGCGTCGGCCACGCCCCACTGCTTCAACAAGTCCTCCAGCTGCTTCGGCTCAAGCGCGACGCCCACGGGGAAGTCCTTCACTGCGGCCGGCTTGTTAGTCAACACGTCCAAGTTGTAGGGATTTGTCCACGCGAGTGTGGGGTACTTAAGCGCCATCTCTACCAGGGGGCTCTCCACAGGCTCGGTGTGTATAGGCCACTGGAAGTTGTACCCCTTATACCAGCCGCCCATCTCCTCTATAACCTTCAACGTGGCCGTCCTCAAATCGCCGGTCTGCTGGTAGTACTGTTGTAGCAACTGGCGCATTTTCTCGTAGTTAGGCTTAAATTGCGCCCAGCCCCCGCCGGAGTAGAAGGGCCTCTTTAACGCCGCCTTCATAGACAGCGCCTCTTCGTCCCAGTACACAGCGTCGTTAGCCCAGAGATACCTCATGCCGGTCGCGGCGGCGAATTCCTCAAAGCCGAGCACCTTAACCTCCCCCCCGTCCTCTACTACGAATTTCCCAGGTATCACAAGTTGGCCGGTCCTAATGAACTCTATGATGTCTAATCCACCGAAGAGGTCGGAGACGCCGCTCAGCCTCCTCTTAAAGCTCCTGGGCGCCCAGAAGTTGTGGCCTGGCACAAAGGCGGGCCTATACTCGCCCGTATACTCGTCGATAATTTCACCCGTCTCCCCCGTCACAGTCCATTGCTTGCCCGCGGCCGTCACCACGTCGGCCTTGCCCAACACCGCCTGAAGCGAGTCGTAGTTGTACATAAAGCGCACGTTCATGGGCCAAGACCAGCCCCAGTCCTTGTACACCTTGAACTCTTGGCTAAATGTGCCATCGATCTCGCCGGGCTTCCTCAGCCTATTGTTCCTCCGCATTGGGGTAAACTCGTCTCTAACGGGGTCGTATATGCCTTGGTATATGAAGACGGCGTAGTTTATCTCCTTGCTTATTATCCGCGGATTAGCCGCGGCCTCTATTTCGGAGATGGGAGCCGCCTCGCCGGAGCCTCCCGAGTAGTCCCACGAGCGGTCTGGCTTAAGCGGCCTCTCGTAGACGAAGATGAGCTGGCCCCTCTTCCTAAACTTCACGCGCTCGCTCTTGACCCCAGCCGCCTCGCTGGGCAAAACCACGGCGCCGGCCCTCCTCAGATACTTGTACAACTGGGCCATTATCCAGTAGTCGGGCCTAGACTCGCCCACGGGCTCCACTGCCCTCCAAGTCCACTGAATCACCCTATTGCCGTCGGTCCTGGTCCCCTCCTTCTCGGCGAAAGACGCCGCCGGTAGAACGACGTCGGCGAAGTACGCCGTCTCAGTCTCAAATATGTCGCTCACGACCAGGAGGTCTAGGCTGGCCAAGCCCGCCATCACCACTTTGGCGTTTGGATTAGACACGGCGGGGTTCTCGCCGAACACAAACGCAGCCCTTATATCGCCCGCGAGGGCTTTCCTCGGGAACGTGACCTCCGACGCGCCGGTGCCGAAGGGCAAGTCGCACACCACCACGCCGTTTACTGGGTCGTCCTCTGGAACAGTACCGCAGAAGACCCCCCACACAAGCTCAAGCCTGCGCCAGCCGTAGAAGTTGAACACTTGCAACACCTTGGTCAAATCTGCCTTGCCCCTGGAGGGTGTGCTCGTGGCGACTTTGCCCTGCGCCCACTGGGGGATCTCCCAGTTCCAGGCGTCTGGCATCCCCTGCAACTTCCAGTCTTGGTACAGCCTCACGTCAAAGGCGCTGGAGGGCGGGGAGTGGTAGCCGGGCAAGACGCCTAGCCCTCCTCCTTGCACGTCTGTGACGCCTTGGACATTGCTGTGGCCTCTAAATGGGTGAGTCCCCCCGCCTGGGTACCCCACGTTGCCCAAGAGGAGTTGCGTAATGGCCGCCGCCCTTATGATGTTGATTGTGGCGTTTGTGTGCTGAGTAAAGCCCATGGCCCACTGTACTATGCCATGCTTCTTGTGGCCGGTGACTACGCCGCTGTTCTCCACGTATATCTGGGCCACAGTCCTCAACAGCTCCTTCGGCACGCCCGTTATGGCCGAGGCTGTGTCTACGTCGTATTCCTTTAACATCTCCTTCAAGTCTGCCAAGTCGTCGTTGGTGATATTCCACCGCGCCATTAGGCGCTGGAACTCCGGCAGTTGGTCAATGGGCGGGTTTCTCTCAAAGAACGCGTAGTGGAGGATGTAGTTGAAGATGGCGGTGTCTGTGCCAGGCCTAAACGGCACCCATATGTCGCTCGCCGCAGCCGTCCTGCTGTACCTTGGGTCAAAGGTTATGAAGATGGTGTCGCGCTCCCTCTTCCCCTTCATAAAGTAGTAGAAGGACAGCGGGTGGGCCTCCGCGGGGCTTGAGAAGAAGAGCACCACGTCGGCCAAGGCCACGTCCTCTATGGACGCGGTCTCGGCGCCCCAGCCGTAGGTAACGGCGAGAGAGCTCACAGTGGAAGAGTGGCACTTGCGGTACTGCGAGTCTGTGTTAGAGGTGCCCAAGAAGGCGGCAAGCTTCCTTGAGAGGTAACCCTCCTCGTTCACCAGAATAGAGGAGCCTATTATCATGACAGGGCTCTTGGCGCCCACGTAGTAGAATCCGTCGGACTGCTTAGGCGCCCCCGTGGAGGTGCGCCACGCGTTTAAAATGCCGGCGAGCTTGCCGGCGATGTATGATAGAGCCTCGTCCCAGCTTGCCCGCCTCCACTGCGGCGGGTACTTCTTCAACACGGCCAAGAGCTCGTCCCAGGTCTTGGCGGCTAGGATCTCCTCGACGGGCGGCTTAGGCCCAGTCCTAATAAGCGGATACATAAGCCGGCGTGGGTTATTGACGAGCTGGAAGGCCGCCTTGCCCTTTGGACACAAGGCCCCCCAGTTGATATACGAGTCGGTGGAGCCGGCAGACCAGATAACTCTCTGCCCATCCGTATACATGTCAATGGAACACCCCATGGAGCAGTAGGGACATATCGTGGGCATAACCCTGGCTTGCTGAAGCCCGGTCTTGCCCCCCACTTCGCCAAGCGCCCACCTCGTCTTAGCCGCGGTAAAGCCCTGCTGAGCCGAGGCAGGGAGGCCGAGCGCCAGCGCGGCCAATGCCGATATCTTTATAAACGAGCGCCTAGTGGTCTGCACCGTCATAGCTGCGCCGCGCCCCAGTTCTTATCCCTCTTCCCACCCACCTTCTTAGCCGTCATGCAGGTCAAGTCCTCCTCCATGGCGATAAGGCTATACAGCCCACCGTAGCTCTCAGCCACAAGCGAAAGCTCCCGCTCAAAAACCTCCAAAAACTCCCTACGCCGCTTCTCTACGCTCTCATACACAGCCTTGAAATCTACCATGTGTCCCCTCTACATCGCCTTTTAAATGGCCTATTCGGGACTTTCTTGAATAATCTTTTTAAACTGGATCAGAGGGCACTGTTGAAGAACGGGCCCTCCACAGATTTCACAGAAGCCCAAAAACCAAGCACGGCCTTCCTCGTCTACAAAAACGACCCCCTTGTGCCCACCGAAGGCGACCATTGGTGCAAGAGATGCGAAGATAGACGCCACAAGCTCAGCCAAGGCGGGGTCTAACCCAATCACAGACTTCAAGGTAATTGGCCTCCCCAAGAGGAGCATGGCCGCGTGAACTAAGTCGTCTTTCAACGCGTCTAGGCTGGGGACCAGCGCCGTTAAAAACTTGCACAGCGCCCCCCCCCCGCCCCACGACGCCCAAGCCGCTTAAATATCTGCCAAAGGCTGGGGCAACGACGTCGCATCCAAACAGCTCCACGCCCTTCACAAAACCCTTCAAAGTAGGCCTAACGACCCCATCCTCCTCAGCCACGTAAAACTCTCTCCCAAGCCGTTCCAACTCGTAGTAGACAGTTGAGGTGGGCAGGGGAAGCCCCTTGGCGAGCTGGTACTTAGACACGGGAAACTTCTCCACAACAGCCCTCAACACCGCCCACCTCCTATCCACAATGATTAATCATTATGGATATTTAACATTGGCCCACGCGGCGTCCAAGTTTATAAGTCCATGTCGACGTGGTGTCTATGGAAGTGACTATGGAAGAGAAGCCGGTCTTTGAAACAAATTTGCCGCCAGACAAGGTCAAGAAGCTTATAGAGGTTTTGAGGGAGGTGCACGACCCCGAGATTCCCATAAACGTGTACGACCTAGGCCTCATCCGGAAGGTGGTTATGGAAGACGGCAAGGTCAAGGTGGTTATGACTCTCACGGCGGTGGGCTGCCCAGTGGCCGGTAGCGTGGCAGAGACTGTGGGCTACGCCGTGCAGTCCGTCCTCCCCGAGGCAGAGGACGTGGAGGTTGAGGTGGACTTCGAGAGGCCGTGGGACCCCACGCAGATGACGCCCCAGGGCAGAGAGATGTTCAAGGCCATATACGGCTACGACATCGTCGAACAGTACCTCCAGGCACAGGCGGAGAGTTAATAAACCCGGGACTTGGCAGAGCCGTGGAGACAATCGACGTCAGCGGCCAGCAGTGCCCCGACCCGTTGAAAAACGTAGCGTCGGCACTAGCCGCGGCGCCGCAGGGAGCCAGATTTAAGATTGTCACAGACGACTACGTCTGCTACATGATGCTGAGGCGGCTCATGGCCCTCAACGAGGTGAAAATTTTAGAGGCAACGGAGGAGGGACCCTACATATTAATAGTTGAAAAATAGGGGACGGCGTTGGAGACTTTCCCGGCCATGGCGTTGAAGAAGGCCGCGGGAGACAAAGACGTTGAGCTCTTCTTGGCCGAGCTCGTGGCAGAGCGTTTAGACCCGCCCAACAGGGTTAAGGTGTACGTGGAATTGGCAGTGAGGTACCTCGCTGAGGCCGAGGAGCTTTATGCGAGGGGCGACCTCTTGCAGGCTGGGGTACTGGGGAGCCGTGGCGGCTCTCTTAAACGCAGTGGCGGAGAAGAGAGGGCGCCCCCACTACACTCACAGAGACTACGCCGTGTTGATAGACGAGCTGTATGAGGAGACTGGCGATAGGGAGCTCGTGGTATGGTTCGGCATGGCGGAGCGGCTCCACGTAAACTTCTACCCCAAATTCATGGGGAAGAGGCAGTTCGACCTACACAGAGAGGCCGTCCTCAAACTGGTGGAAAAACTAAAGGCGTTAGTTTGACCTCTGCGACGTTGGAAGGCCACCTAGCGCCTTCTAAGCCGCGCCCCATCGTTAGCAAGCCCCGCTGGTAACGCCTTTATATACGGGGTATTGTTAATGCATGGAGTCCGGCAGTCTGGTCAAATACGAAGGAAAGTTCTACAGGCTGTTGCACCCTAGGCCGACGCTGGTGATTGTGTCTAAGTGCCCTGGGGGCAGGGTGAACCTCATGCCGGCCTCGTGGAATACTCCCGTGAGCGAGGACCCGCCGACGGTGGCCGTGGCGGTGGACAAGTCGGCCTACACCCACGAGTGCCTCCAGTACCACAAGAGGGCCACTCTCAACGTGTTGCCCATAGATGCCGCCGATTTGATATACCGCCTGGGCTCCGTCAGTGGGCGAGAGATGGACAAGTCCGCGGCCGTGAAGCTGGAGCCCTCGCAGTACGTGGACGTGCCCAGGGTGGCCGGGGCCCTCGCCGTCTACGAGGCCGAGGTGTACAAGGAGGTGGAGGTGGGCGAGGTAGTGTTGTACATATTCCGCGTGGTTGCCACGTGGGCCGCGGCGGGCGTGGCGGACCAGTGGGGCTTCGACTTCAAAAAGGTGAATATACCGCTCCACGGGGCTGGGAGAGCCTTCTACAAGGTGGACCCCCGCCCAGTGTTTGCCAAAAAGCCGTAGGCCGCCTGCGGCGCGGCGGCTGCAAGAGGCGGAGGGCGCAGAAACACCTGCCTAACCCCGCTTAGCCGCCTCTCCCCCACGACGACGAAGAGGACCTCTCTAAAGACGGCCCTGGCCTCCCTAGCCGCCGCGGGGGAGAAGGCGTCGTCTTCCCCGTCTGTGACCACCACAAGGCTGTACCCCCTCAACCTCTCCCTCGCCGCCTCCTCAGCCGCGGCCTCCACCGCCCTAGATATGTCAGTCCCCCCGCCCGCCCACGCCCTAGAGAGGACGTCCACCAAGTCGCCGAGCTCCTCCACTCTGTGCACCTCCACGTCGAAAAACCGAAGCCTCGCCCTCTTGTACCGCTTAAGCACAGCCAAGGCGAAGGCAGTGGCGAGGGCGATCTTCTCCACGCCCCCCACCGCGCTGTACATAGAGCCAGACTTGTCCACTAAGAGGAATACGCCGCTGTCCCCCCTCGCCCTGGGCCTCCTCACGGGCAAAGTAGAAGAGGCGGCCTTGTGGAGAAACACGGGGAGCGCCCCCACGAAGAGGGCCCTGGCGTATGCCACAGCCCTCTTAACTCTGGCAAAAGAGCCGTGAGCCACCTCAAACTCTGCCCCAGGCCCCTCCACCCTCCCCACGTCGCCCAGAGGGTCTCCCAAGAGAGCGGAGAGGTCCACGGCCTTCGCGAGAAGGGAGGCCAGGCGGGCCCTCCTGGGGTCGGAGGCGGTGGAGAGGGCAAGGGAGGCGGGGTCGCCCCTCCTCCCCCTGCCCAACACCTCGCCCAGCTTTTTAAAGACACGGTGTAGCTCAGACACGTCGGCTGGGTCGCCGAAGAGCCTCCTCAGTTGCCGCATGGCCTCAACCCACGCCTCCTGGCTCCCTCTCCCAAACCACGCCCTGCCCCTCCTCTCAAGCGAGAGGAGGTACGACTCAAATGCCCTTAGAAGCCTCACGGCGGCCTCCCGAGAGGCCCTGTGGTTGAGCCTACAGAGGGGGGCAACCGCCGAGTAGTAAGACGAATTTACGTAGAGGCGGACAAACCTCGCCCAGACCTCGTTCCCCGCCCGCCCCCCAAAGATGGGCCTCCTGTAGTGCAAGTAGTACGCGTCCACGGCCTCCTCCACCCCCACCGCCTTGACCCCGGCCCGCCTCAAGACGTCGCGCCCCCGCGCCAGAGAGAGGGAGTCCCCGTAGTCCACGTTGAGAAGCAGGCCCACGCCGCCCAGGTGAGGTGGTGGATATAAGAGTTACAACGCCAAAACTCCCACGAGAGATAGGGAGAGGGCCAGCCAGAGGAGGTACTTGCCCCACTCCACTCTGCCTCCGGCGAGGCGCCGCGCCAGTGGGTGGTACTTCGCCAGCTGGGCATAGAAGAACAACACCACATGCACAACCCCCACGAAGAGCAAGGCGTAGGACAGGCCGTGGGCCCCGGCGACCGCCGGCGTCAACACGCCGTACCCCGCGGCTAGGAAAAAGAGGGCTGGGTAAGACAGCGCGGCGACAAGCGCCACGTCCACGGCCGCAGAGGCTAGGCGGTCTAAGTAGTCGGGGGGCGGAGAGGCGACCGCCTCGGGAGGCAACAGGGGTCGCCCAGCCGCGGCGAGGGCAGACGCCACAAGCACGGCCCCCCAATACGTTGCATATGTCGCATAGACATTTCTCACAGCTTTTAAAAAGGGCCGTTTTTATAAGCCATGCTCGCAATAGAGGGAGGAGCGCCCGTCCGCAGAGAACCCATTGTGGCAAAACCCGTGGTTTACAGCGAGGAGCTGGTGCAGGCAATCGCCGAGATTCTCAAGTCGGGCGTCCTCACAGCACAGCACGGCAAGTGGGTAAAGGCCTTTGAGGCAGAGCTAGCCGCCTACTTGGGAGTGAGACACGTGGCCGCCGTCTCCAACGGCACCACTGCGCTACACGTCGCCCTCAAGGCAATCGGCGTGGGGCCAGGGGACGAGGTTATAACGACCCCCTTCACCTTCGCCGCGTCGGCCACCGCCATATTACACGCAAACGCCGTCCCCATATTCGCCGACATAGACAGAGAAACCCTCAACCTAGACCCCGCCTCAGTGGAGGAGAAGATAACCGAGAGGACAAAGGCCATAGTGGTGGTACACCTCGCCGGCATGCCCGCGGAGATGGACCAGCTCATGAAAATCGCCGAGAGGTACGGGGTAAAAGTAGTAGAAGACACGGCGCAGGCCCTCGGCGCAGAGTACCGCGGCCGCAAGGTGGGGGCCATAGGCCACATCTCCACCTTCAGCCTATACGCCACCAAGCACATAACCTCAGGCGAGGGAGGCGCCGTCGCAACCGACGTGACAGCCTACGCGGAGAGGGCCAAGCTGATAAGGGCCCACGGAGAGGTGGGAAAGTACAGCTACGAAATACTCGGCTACAACTACCGCATGACAGAGATCCAAGGCGCCA contains:
- a CDS encoding molybdopterin-dependent oxidoreductase — encoded protein: MTVQTTRRSFIKISALAALALGLPASAQQGFTAAKTRWALGEVGGKTGLQQARVMPTICPYCSMGCSIDMYTDGQRVIWSAGSTDSYINWGALCPKGKAAFQLVNNPRRLMYPLIRTGPKPPVEEILAAKTWDELLAVLKKYPPQWRRASWDEALSYIAGKLAGILNAWRTSTGAPKQSDGFYYVGAKSPVMIIGSSILVNEEGYLSRKLAAFLGTSNTDSQYRKCHSSTVSSLAVTYGWGAETASIEDVALADVVLFFSSPAEAHPLSFYYFMKGKRERDTIFITFDPRYSRTAAASDIWVPFRPGTDTAIFNYILHYAFFERNPPIDQLPEFQRLMARWNITNDDLADLKEMLKEYDVDTASAITGVPKELLRTVAQIYVENSGVVTGHKKHGIVQWAMGFTQHTNATINIIRAAAITQLLLGNVGYPGGGTHPFRGHSNVQGVTDVQGGGLGVLPGYHSPPSSAFDVRLYQDWKLQGMPDAWNWEIPQWAQGKVATSTPSRGKADLTKVLQVFNFYGWRRLELVWGVFCGTVPEDDPVNGVVVCDLPFGTGASEVTFPRKALAGDIRAAFVFGENPAVSNPNAKVVMAGLASLDLLVVSDIFETETAYFADVVLPAASFAEKEGTRTDGNRVIQWTWRAVEPVGESRPDYWIMAQLYKYLRRAGAVVLPSEAAGVKSERVKFRKRGQLIFVYERPLKPDRSWDYSGGSGEAAPISEIEAAANPRIISKEINYAVFIYQGIYDPVRDEFTPMRRNNRLRKPGEIDGTFSQEFKVYKDWGWSWPMNVRFMYNYDSLQAVLGKADVVTAAGKQWTVTGETGEIIDEYTGEYRPAFVPGHNFWAPRSFKRRLSGVSDLFGGLDIIEFIRTGQLVIPGKFVVEDGGEVKVLGFEEFAAATGMRYLWANDAVYWDEEALSMKAALKRPFYSGGGWAQFKPNYEKMRQLLQQYYQQTGDLRTATLKVIEEMGGWYKGYNFQWPIHTEPVESPLVEMALKYPTLAWTNPYNLDVLTNKPAAVKDFPVGVALEPKQLEDLLKQWGVADAVIVAMTSNRLTETWHTGAMSRNVPYLAQLVPAPFVYVPRALAQKLGIQSGDYVELWTARGMLKMVAYVTDGEAYLNVNGKTVPVVNVQWSFSFMGDVTGPQGNFLTPDVGDVVTTIQESKAWLGAIRKARSV
- a CDS encoding metal-sulfur cluster assembly factor is translated as MEEKPVFETNLPPDKVKKLIEVLREVHDPEIPINVYDLGLIRKVVMEDGKVKVVMTLTAVGCPVAGSVAETVGYAVQSVLPEAEDVEVEVDFERPWDPTQMTPQGREMFKAIYGYDIVEQYLQAQAES
- a CDS encoding sulfurtransferase TusA family protein — translated: METIDVSGQQCPDPLKNVASALAAAPQGARFKIVTDDYVCYMMLRRLMALNEVKILEATEEGPYILIVEK
- a CDS encoding flavin reductase family protein codes for the protein MESGSLVKYEGKFYRLLHPRPTLVIVSKCPGGRVNLMPASWNTPVSEDPPTVAVAVDKSAYTHECLQYHKRATLNVLPIDAADLIYRLGSVSGREMDKSAAVKLEPSQYVDVPRVAGALAVYEAEVYKEVEVGEVVLYIFRVVATWAAAGVADQWGFDFKKVNIPLHGAGRAFYKVDPRPVFAKKP
- a CDS encoding VWA domain-containing protein; translated protein: MGLLLNVDYGDSLSLARGRDVLRRAGVKAVGVEEAVDAYYLHYRRPIFGGRAGNEVWARFVRLYVNSSYYSAVAPLCRLNHRASREAAVRLLRAFESYLLSLERRGRAWFGRGSQEAWVEAMRQLRRLFGDPADVSELHRVFKKLGEVLGRGRRGDPASLALSTASDPRRARLASLLAKAVDLSALLGDPLGDVGRVEGPGAEFEVAHGSFARVKRAVAYARALFVGALPVFLHKAASSTLPVRRPRARGDSGVFLLVDKSGSMYSAVGGVEKIALATAFALAVLKRYKRARLRFFDVEVHRVEELGDLVDVLSRAWAGGGTDISRAVEAAAEEAARERLRGYSLVVVTDGEDDAFSPAAAREARAVFREVLFVVVGERRLSGVRQVFLRPPPLAAAAPQAAYGFLANTGRGSTL
- a CDS encoding DegT/DnrJ/EryC1/StrS family aminotransferase; the protein is MLAIEGGAPVRREPIVAKPVVYSEELVQAIAEILKSGVLTAQHGKWVKAFEAELAAYLGVRHVAAVSNGTTALHVALKAIGVGPGDEVITTPFTFAASATAILHANAVPIFADIDRETLNLDPASVEEKITERTKAIVVVHLAGMPAEMDQLMKIAERYGVKVVEDTAQALGAEYRGRKVGAIGHISTFSLYATKHITSGEGGAVATDVTAYAERAKLIRAHGEVGKYSYEILGYNYRMTEIQGAIAYHQLKQLPEMQKRREAYVKALLDELAPLEGDLLTIPKPKPYMKHAWHLVQILLAMEKLRKPRDWVVEAIRAEGVGNIYVAYPTPLYKTPLFQRREGHGLGCPWTCPYYKGKAQYEPLPNAEWAAERVATLLVMPNLTEQDAADTATAIKKVLNAVRR